The following proteins are encoded in a genomic region of Phaeodactylum tricornutum CCAP 1055/1 chromosome 1, whole genome shotgun sequence:
- a CDS encoding predicted protein, whose protein sequence is MSSWFNMESLKDLTDKVQQSMEQVQHSIPANLGSMKLDREMLGKLTLTSPELTAERQRIDAEERRKESARDTLAGMLPWETRDPERDILVEECKEGILKLSSDKDTFFGPYAMPQKGVNLEKNQTKDEDGNGEEGDGAGDTGEEEEQLGEMTPPPDSLEKLQKLEPLPPLLGNFDLDSHVGLIEKVLKEDPELVQMQSKLSGGGEREKVFWRNYFFHCAYTRYEAGLSIEEIWSDQPPMVESTEASVEEVEESTEEETITFVNDAEEDGPDAQPATTKAFATDPSASTHARNEGEKDTNSGGALEGGDFEMVGDSGGDSDEVLDAADYELDELEAEIARFVRRDLVAKIVHTSRTANLRAVRVLSTSASNVHREEPTVSSSTFRAAWLAAGASLMGAGTVALALCDASPTPAAEDTTQHVVKNVQEPVTSYAKVARTRERAEGESETLAAVQATSASTEVDTDATSK, encoded by the exons ATGTCGTCGTGGTTCAATATGGAGTCCTTGAAGGACCTGACGGACAAGGTGCAGCAATCGATGGAACAAGTGCAGCATTCGATTCCGGCAAATTTAGGCTCTATGAAATTAGACCGTGAGATGCTCGGGAAACTGACGCTGACTTCTCCAGAGCTTACGGCGGAGCGTCAACGCATTGACGCTGAAGAGCGCCGCAAAGAGTCTGCACGAGATACCTTGGCGGGGATGTTGCCTTGGGAAACGCGTGATCCAGAACGTGATATTCTTGTCGAAGAATGCAAGGAAGGAATATTGAAACTGAGCAGTGACAAGGACACTTTCTTTGGTCCTTACGCAATGCCCCAAAAGGGTGTCaatttggaaaagaatcAGACCAAGGATGAGGATGGGAATGGAGAGGAAGGCGACGGTGCGGGAGACACTggtgaagaggaagagcagCTCGGTGAAATGACCCCTCCGCCCGATTCGCTGGAAAAGCTACAAAAGTTGgagccgctgccgccgctTTTGGGAAATTTTGATCTAGATTCGCACGTGGGTCTCATCGAGAAGGTTTTAAAGGAAGATCCCGAACTCGTCCAAATGCAATCCAAACTTTCCG GTGGAGGGGAACGTGAAAAGGTGTTTTGGCGCAACTATTTTTTCCACTGTGCGTACACTCGATACGAGGCGGGTCTTAGTATTGAAGAAATCTGGTCGGACCAGCCTCCCATGGTTGAGAGTACAGAAGCGTCGGTTGAGGAAGTTGAGGAATCCACAGAGGAAGAGACTATTACTTTTGTCAATGATGCGGAGGAGGACGGTCCGGATGCGCAACCCGCCACCACCAAGGCGTTCGCTACGGACCCATCGGCCTCTACACATGCTCGCAACGAAGGAGAGAAGGACACGAACAGCGGGGGAGCGTTAGAGGGTGGCGACTTTGAGATGGTAGGAGACTCTGGCGGAGACAGTGATGAAGTACTCGATGCGGCCGATTATGAGCTGGATGAGCTGGAAGCCGAGATTGCTC GTTTCGTAAGACGTGATCTGGTCGCCAAG ATCGTGCACACGTCGCGGACGGCAAATCTCCGGGCCGTGCGGGTGCTGTCGACTTCGGCGTCGAACGTGCATCGTGAGGAACcgacggtgtcgtcgtcgacgtttCGAGCGGCCTGGCTCGCCGCCGGTGCCAGTCTTATGGGTGCCGGAACCGTCGCCTTGGCTCTCTGTGACGCCTCGCCAACACCGGCTGCCGAAGATACGACCCAACACGTCGTGAAGAACGTCCAGGAACCCGTGACTTCCTACGCCAAGGTCGCTCGTACGCGGGAAAGGGCAGAAGGTGAGTCGGAAACTCTCGCTGCCGTTCAAGCCACCAGTGCTTCTACGGAAGTGGACACGGACGCGACCTCGAAG
- a CDS encoding predicted protein: MNFERYPWLKDLTTADALREIAKARRQYQSQGAFLFPYFIRPDVLEKCCSEARAQESEAFTTDDHHTAYLGPQNCNYPENSVVNHKMKTQVASIAYDELPHESSLASLYNDETLLRLISLIVQKELFLSDDPLGCCSINVFRPGYHHSFHFDESEFSTTLMLQDAADTDSGLFQYTDPLRQSASDPALADVAAIVQAYDHMNEPPHGGFHEHDAAHRAPTLHTLDFRPGTLSLFSGSRSLHRVTQVRGSRSRLVAVLTLATQPGFRNSVVVQKLFWGRSVSG; encoded by the coding sequence ATGAACTTTGAACGCTATCCATGGCTGAAGGACCTGACTACGGCCGACGCTCTCCGAGAAATTGCCAAGGCGCGGCGGCAGTATCAGAGCCAAGGCgcctttctttttccttatTTTATTCGCCCCGACGTCTTGGAAAAGTGTTGCTCCGAAGCTCGGGCCCAGGAAAGTGAGGCCTTTACAACCGACGATCACCACACCGCCTATCTCGGCCCTCAAAACTGTAATTACCCCGAAAATTCCGTCGTGAATCACAAAATGAAGACGCAAGTGGCGTCCATCGCGTACGACGAGCTCCCGCACGAAAGTTCCTTGGCATCCTTGTATAACGATGAGACTTTACTGCGATTAATTTCTCTGATCGTTCAGAAGGAACTATTCCTATCTGACGATCCATTGGGATGCTGTTCGATCAACGTGTTTAGGCCCGGATACCACCATTCCTTTCACTTTGACGAGTCGGAATTTTCGACGACGCTCATGTTGCAGGATGCGGCAGACACCGATTCGGGACTCTTTCAATACACGGATCCTTTGCGTCAATCCGCAAGCGATCCGGCGCTCGCTGACGTTGCTGCGATTGTGCAAGCCTACGATCACATGAACGAGCCGCCTCACGGAGGCTTTCACGAGCACGATGCTGCCCACCGCGCACCAACGTTACACACCCTCGATTTCCGTCCTGGAACCTTGTCCCTTTTTTCCGGATCCAGGTCATTGCATCGTGTGACCCAGGTACGAGGATCCCGGTCCCGACTAGTAGCTGTATTAACGCTTGCCACGCAACCAGGTTTCCGCAATTCGGTCGTGGTGCAAAAACTGTTTTGGGGACGCAGTGTTTCGGGCTGA